A single region of the Actinoplanes sp. SE50/110 genome encodes:
- a CDS encoding LacI family DNA-binding transcriptional regulator has product MKQPHRIREIALRAGLSPATVDRVLHRRGGVRDSTVARVRRAVADLDRECAEPDDFAAGATAAYLIEQWLHDRAGDVLVIAGPGTGKRIDGFRSALGPGRRLRTVTDPGQVPATLAGTHTVRAVYTARPDGCAGVITAFEDAGRNFDVFVAHGADQEILALLRQFRINAVLRDGAPPEIITPFNVPVS; this is encoded by the coding sequence GTGAAGCAGCCCCACCGGATCCGGGAGATCGCCCTCCGGGCCGGTCTCAGCCCGGCCACCGTCGACCGCGTGCTGCACCGGCGCGGCGGGGTCCGGGACAGCACCGTCGCCCGGGTCCGCCGGGCGGTCGCCGACCTTGATCGGGAGTGCGCGGAGCCGGACGACTTCGCGGCCGGCGCCACCGCCGCCTACCTGATCGAGCAGTGGCTGCACGACCGGGCCGGTGACGTCCTGGTGATCGCCGGTCCGGGAACCGGGAAGCGGATCGACGGGTTCCGGTCGGCGCTGGGGCCCGGCCGCCGGCTGCGGACGGTGACCGATCCCGGCCAGGTGCCGGCGACGCTGGCCGGCACACACACCGTCCGGGCGGTCTACACGGCCCGGCCGGACGGCTGCGCCGGGGTGATCACGGCGTTCGAGGATGCCGGGCGGAATTTTGACGTGTTCGTCGCGCACGGCGCCGACCAGGAGATTCTCGCGCTGCTGCGGCAGTTCCGGATCAACGCGGTACTCCGCGACGGGGCGCCGCCGGAAATAATCACGCCATTCAACGTTCCGGTGTCCTGA
- a CDS encoding YciI family protein translates to MKYMMFVCTDTEPETELAAPDIFAWVAENDANGRRVAGNQLVGPEAATTVRVRGGELLLTDGPFAETKEVIVGFDILECADLDEAIEVARAHPMAWGGRIELRPYWAG, encoded by the coding sequence ATGAAGTACATGATGTTCGTCTGCACCGACACCGAGCCGGAGACCGAGCTGGCGGCGCCGGACATCTTCGCCTGGGTCGCGGAGAACGACGCCAACGGCCGCCGGGTCGCCGGCAACCAGCTGGTCGGGCCGGAGGCGGCCACCACGGTCCGGGTGCGCGGCGGCGAACTGCTGCTCACCGACGGCCCGTTCGCCGAGACCAAAGAGGTGATCGTCGGCTTCGACATCCTGGAATGCGCCGACCTGGACGAGGCGATCGAGGTGGCCCGGGCCCACCCGATGGCCTGGGGCGGCCGGATCGAGCTGCGCCCCTACTGGGCCGGCTGA
- a CDS encoding RNA polymerase sigma factor, with the protein MGRLRSAAVQEVFFRESFGRIVATLIRLTGDWTLAEDCAMDAIETALRRWPVDGEPGNPGGWLMTAARNRAIDQLRRAATADRKLQELALLQPDEPPPAADDRLRLIFTCCHPALAPESRVALTLRVVAGVPTADVARLFLVAEPAMARRLSRAKARIEQAGIPYRVPQGPALAERLPGVLAVLYLLFTHGYDTADSQAEEAIRLARLLVALMPAEPEVAALLALFLLQHSRRAARRDPAGDLVPLAEQDRSRWDHAAIAEAVGLLTAHPVTGPYAIQAHLAACHATARDFAATDWPTVAGWYDQLARVHPTPMVAVNRAVAHGYAYGAQAGLDLLAEVRGAVGGYALAAEADLTERAGDHRMAAGLFRRAAAAATSEPERRALRRRAEALG; encoded by the coding sequence CTGGGCCGGCTGAGGTCGGCCGCGGTGCAGGAGGTCTTCTTCCGGGAGTCGTTCGGCCGGATCGTCGCCACCCTGATCCGGCTGACCGGCGACTGGACGCTGGCCGAGGACTGCGCGATGGACGCCATCGAGACGGCGCTGCGGCGCTGGCCGGTCGACGGCGAACCGGGGAATCCGGGCGGCTGGCTGATGACCGCCGCCCGGAACCGGGCCATCGACCAGCTCCGCCGGGCCGCCACCGCCGACCGCAAACTTCAGGAGCTGGCCTTGCTGCAGCCCGACGAGCCACCGCCGGCGGCCGACGACCGCCTCCGGCTGATCTTCACCTGCTGCCACCCGGCGCTGGCGCCGGAGTCCCGGGTGGCGCTCACCCTGCGCGTCGTGGCCGGGGTACCGACCGCTGACGTCGCCCGGCTCTTCCTGGTCGCCGAGCCGGCGATGGCCCGGCGGCTGTCCCGGGCCAAAGCCAGGATCGAGCAGGCCGGGATTCCGTACCGGGTGCCGCAGGGCCCGGCGCTGGCCGAACGCCTGCCCGGCGTGCTGGCCGTGCTCTACCTGCTGTTCACGCACGGCTACGACACCGCGGACAGCCAGGCCGAGGAGGCGATCCGGCTGGCCCGACTGCTGGTCGCGCTGATGCCGGCCGAGCCGGAGGTCGCCGCCCTGCTCGCCCTGTTCCTGCTGCAGCACTCGCGCCGGGCGGCCCGCCGCGACCCGGCCGGCGACCTGGTGCCGCTGGCCGAGCAGGACCGGTCCCGCTGGGATCACGCGGCGATCGCCGAGGCGGTCGGGCTGCTGACCGCGCATCCGGTCACCGGGCCGTACGCGATCCAGGCGCACCTGGCCGCCTGCCACGCCACCGCGCGTGACTTCGCGGCCACCGACTGGCCGACCGTCGCGGGCTGGTACGACCAGTTGGCCCGGGTCCACCCGACCCCGATGGTGGCGGTGAACCGCGCGGTGGCGCACGGATACGCGTACGGCGCGCAAGCCGGCCTTGATCTTCTGGCCGAGGTCCGGGGCGCGGTCGGCGGCTATGCGCTGGCCGCAGAAGCGGACCTCACGGAGCGGGCCGGTGACCATCGGATGGCCGCCGGGCTGTTCCGCCGCGCCGCCGCGGCAGCCACCTCGGAGCCGGAGCGCCGCGCCCTGCGCAGACGCGCGGAGGCGCTGGGTTGA
- a CDS encoding methyl-accepting chemotaxis protein, with the protein MTGNRGLGQWCRDRKVATKVLAVAGVAITGTIVTGVLSVTGISAMEKTRNAEVGRMAPYVKNLGDAALQLKAAANDERGFLLKGDAKFSDESLGRQAKADASLAAARAIAAPDDVTRVDAIRAASDTWFEALKSEFALYKSDPEKATTLGLGANRDLRKAYEALLTADLDKANKDLLAGQSFDHTVTRTRTLVIVALSLALLLGLGSALLVARLIIVPLRRVSGVLDQVAEGDLTGDPDVWQRDELGHMADSLRAATGSLRQTVTDLTAHAESLATEAGGLAETSRQSSASAAEGAEQAATVADSAATMSVNIQTVAAGSEEMGASIREISESATLAVQVANRAVEVTANTSAVMAKLGESSAEIGDVIKTITAIAEQTNLLALNATIEAARAGEMGKGFAVVASEVKELSQETARATEDIGQRVAAIQTDTAGAVAAIEEISEIIGRINDFQTTIASAVEEQTVTTNEMSRNVGEAAEAGGRVAETITGVAASVQLTTVGVAEADRSAAHLAGMSTDLRRIVDRFKV; encoded by the coding sequence ATGACCGGAAACCGTGGGCTGGGGCAGTGGTGCCGAGACCGAAAGGTCGCCACCAAAGTGCTCGCGGTCGCCGGAGTGGCGATCACCGGGACCATCGTCACCGGTGTGCTCAGTGTGACCGGGATCAGCGCGATGGAGAAGACCCGCAACGCCGAGGTCGGCCGGATGGCGCCGTACGTCAAGAATCTCGGCGACGCCGCACTGCAGCTCAAGGCGGCCGCCAACGACGAGCGGGGCTTCCTGCTCAAGGGCGACGCGAAGTTCAGCGACGAGTCGCTCGGCCGGCAGGCGAAGGCCGACGCGTCGCTGGCCGCGGCGCGGGCGATCGCCGCCCCGGACGACGTGACCCGGGTCGACGCGATCCGGGCGGCCTCGGACACCTGGTTCGAGGCGCTGAAGTCCGAGTTCGCCCTGTACAAGAGCGACCCGGAGAAAGCCACCACGCTGGGCCTGGGCGCGAACCGGGACCTGCGCAAGGCCTACGAGGCGCTGCTCACCGCGGATCTCGACAAGGCCAACAAGGATCTGCTCGCCGGTCAGAGCTTCGATCACACCGTGACCCGCACGCGCACCCTGGTGATCGTGGCACTGTCCCTGGCGCTGCTGCTCGGGCTCGGCAGCGCGCTGCTCGTGGCGCGGTTGATCATCGTGCCGTTGCGCCGGGTCAGCGGCGTGCTGGACCAGGTCGCCGAGGGTGACCTGACCGGCGACCCGGACGTGTGGCAGCGCGACGAGCTCGGGCACATGGCCGACTCGCTGCGCGCCGCGACCGGCTCGCTGCGGCAGACCGTCACCGACCTGACCGCGCACGCCGAGTCGCTGGCCACCGAGGCCGGCGGCCTGGCCGAGACCAGCCGGCAGAGTTCGGCCAGCGCGGCCGAGGGCGCCGAGCAGGCGGCCACGGTGGCCGACTCGGCGGCGACCATGTCGGTCAACATCCAGACCGTGGCGGCCGGCTCCGAGGAGATGGGCGCGTCGATCCGGGAGATCAGCGAGAGCGCCACCCTGGCCGTGCAGGTGGCCAACCGGGCGGTCGAGGTCACCGCGAACACCAGCGCGGTGATGGCCAAGCTGGGTGAGTCGTCGGCGGAGATCGGCGATGTGATCAAGACGATCACCGCCATCGCCGAGCAGACCAACCTGCTCGCACTGAACGCCACCATCGAGGCGGCCCGCGCCGGTGAGATGGGCAAGGGGTTCGCGGTGGTGGCCAGCGAGGTCAAGGAGCTGTCCCAGGAGACCGCACGGGCCACCGAGGACATCGGTCAGCGGGTCGCCGCGATCCAGACGGACACCGCGGGCGCGGTCGCCGCGATCGAGGAGATCAGCGAGATCATCGGGCGGATCAACGACTTCCAGACCACGATCGCCTCGGCCGTCGAGGAGCAGACGGTGACCACCAACGAGATGAGCCGCAACGTCGGCGAGGCCGCCGAGGCAGGTGGCCGGGTAGCCGAAACGATCACCGGAGTGGCCGCGTCGGTGCAGCTCACCACGGTCGGCGTGGCCGAGGCCGACCGGTCCGCCGCGCATCTGGCCGGGATGTCGACCGACCTGCGCCGGATCGTCGACCGCTTCAAGGTGTAG
- a CDS encoding glycosyl hydrolase family 28-related protein, whose protein sequence is MSAPPRWAALLVTPLVILGVLAIGPTDPALAHPPSANPAATRAALDPALVAGRGATVAFAEQEAEQAVTTGSVLSPDRTPYTLAAEASGRSAVTLDPGEYVEFTLPEAANAITVRYSIPDAATGGGITAPLSVGTPGGTRTMTLTSQYSWLYNQYPFSDDPRAGLLHPDWWITECGCVPAATTPAPAITEPFRPMHFYDEQRLALGRTYRAGDRIRLTAREVPTTIDLLDSELVGPPKVDLGAVNVLLFGADPTGRRDAAGAIERAIAFARKVHRAVYLPPGTFQVNRHIVVDDVTVTGAGNWYTVVKGHQVTLSTPAADGSVHTGVGFYGKEGGSHDVHLADFAIQGDVRERIDTDQVNGIGGAMSDSSIERLYIQHTKVGLWFDGPMANTTISGTIIVDQIADGLNFHTGVTGSVVRNSFIRNTGDDGLAMWSEKTADSGNTFDHDTVQTPTLANGIAVYGGADNTVSNNLVADPIREGSGIHAGSRFGAEPFTGHLWITGNTTVRAGTYDLNWRIGLGAIWFLALDAGIDADIRVTGDDFLDNTYNAIMLVSDWGVKDRYAITGVHFKDIRVDGTGTSVVSARAAGGATFENVDARNVGAVGVNNCGSFHFTPSGSEFTLSDLGGNDGGWLGPFVPNVITCDDRPAVVPPPAPSAW, encoded by the coding sequence ATGTCCGCTCCGCCCCGCTGGGCCGCTCTCCTGGTCACACCGCTGGTCATTCTCGGCGTGCTGGCGATCGGCCCGACCGATCCCGCCCTGGCCCATCCGCCCTCCGCCAACCCCGCGGCCACCCGGGCCGCCCTCGATCCGGCCCTGGTCGCCGGCCGCGGCGCCACCGTCGCATTCGCCGAGCAGGAAGCCGAGCAGGCCGTCACCACCGGCAGTGTGCTGAGCCCCGACCGGACCCCGTACACGCTCGCCGCGGAGGCCTCCGGGCGCTCCGCGGTCACCCTGGACCCGGGGGAGTACGTCGAGTTCACCCTGCCCGAAGCCGCGAACGCGATCACCGTGCGGTACAGCATCCCGGACGCCGCGACCGGTGGCGGGATCACCGCACCGCTGTCCGTCGGCACCCCGGGCGGCACCCGCACCATGACGCTGACCTCGCAGTACTCCTGGCTGTACAACCAGTATCCGTTCAGCGACGACCCGCGGGCCGGGCTGCTGCACCCGGACTGGTGGATCACCGAGTGCGGCTGTGTGCCGGCCGCCACCACGCCGGCGCCGGCGATCACCGAGCCGTTCCGGCCGATGCACTTCTACGACGAGCAGCGGCTCGCGCTGGGCCGCACGTACCGGGCCGGCGACCGGATCCGGCTCACCGCGCGCGAGGTGCCGACCACGATCGACCTGCTCGACTCGGAGCTGGTCGGGCCGCCGAAGGTCGACCTGGGCGCGGTGAACGTGCTGCTGTTCGGCGCGGACCCGACCGGCCGGCGCGACGCGGCGGGCGCCATCGAGAGGGCGATCGCCTTCGCCCGGAAGGTCCACCGCGCGGTCTACCTGCCGCCCGGCACGTTCCAGGTGAACCGGCACATCGTCGTCGACGACGTGACCGTCACCGGGGCCGGCAACTGGTACACCGTCGTCAAGGGTCACCAGGTCACCCTGTCCACGCCGGCCGCCGACGGCTCGGTGCACACCGGGGTGGGTTTCTACGGCAAGGAGGGCGGCAGTCACGACGTCCACCTCGCCGACTTCGCGATCCAGGGCGACGTCCGCGAGCGGATCGACACCGACCAGGTGAACGGGATCGGCGGCGCGATGAGCGACTCGTCGATCGAAAGGTTGTACATCCAGCACACCAAGGTCGGGCTGTGGTTCGACGGCCCGATGGCGAACACCACGATCAGCGGCACCATCATCGTCGACCAGATCGCCGACGGGCTGAACTTCCACACCGGGGTGACCGGCTCGGTGGTGCGGAACAGCTTCATCCGCAACACCGGCGACGACGGCCTGGCCATGTGGTCGGAGAAGACCGCGGACAGCGGCAACACCTTCGACCACGACACGGTGCAGACGCCGACCCTGGCCAACGGCATCGCCGTCTACGGCGGCGCGGACAACACCGTCTCGAACAACCTGGTGGCCGACCCGATCCGGGAGGGCAGCGGGATCCACGCCGGCTCGCGGTTCGGCGCCGAGCCGTTCACCGGACACCTGTGGATCACCGGCAACACCACGGTGCGGGCCGGGACGTACGACCTGAACTGGCGGATCGGCCTCGGGGCGATCTGGTTCCTCGCACTGGACGCCGGCATCGACGCGGACATCCGGGTGACCGGGGACGACTTCCTCGACAACACCTACAACGCGATCATGCTGGTGTCCGACTGGGGCGTGAAGGACCGGTACGCGATCACCGGGGTGCATTTCAAGGACATCCGGGTGGACGGCACCGGCACCAGCGTGGTCAGCGCCCGCGCCGCCGGCGGTGCCACGTTCGAGAACGTGGACGCCCGCAACGTCGGCGCGGTCGGGGTGAACAACTGCGGTTCCTTCCACTTCACGCCCAGCGGGTCTGAGTTCACCCTCAGTGATCTCGGCGGCAACGACGGGGGCTGGCTCGGCCCGTTCGTCCCGAACGTGATCACCTGCGACGACCGTCCCGCGGTGGTTCCGCCGCCGGCGCCTTCTGCCTGGTGA
- a CDS encoding NAD-dependent epimerase/dehydratase family protein, whose product MSQTLLVTGGAGFVGTALIRSLLTEFPDATVVSLDNYFTGSPANHIHDPRVTYLEGSTAEIAKIWAGHGLPAPELVFHLGEYSRIVQSFEDHDLTWDFNVLGTKEVVKFTASAGAKLIYAGSSSKFGNDGDDENLNPYAWTKAKNIEYIKNYSNWFGLDYAIAYFYNVYGPGQIGNGKYATVIGIFERQYLAGEPLTVVSPGTQTRDFTHIDDIVRGLILVARGGAGDGYLLGTGREWPLAEVAQLFGAEFQLIPALPGERVRGKADLTKAAGLGWQPQRRLDEYIAEFVAAHPR is encoded by the coding sequence TTGAGTCAAACTCTGCTGGTCACCGGTGGCGCCGGATTCGTCGGCACGGCTCTGATCCGGTCCCTGCTGACCGAGTTCCCCGACGCCACCGTCGTCTCGTTGGACAACTACTTCACCGGCTCGCCGGCGAACCACATCCACGACCCGCGGGTGACCTACCTGGAGGGCTCGACCGCCGAGATCGCCAAGATCTGGGCCGGCCACGGGCTGCCCGCTCCGGAGCTCGTCTTCCACCTCGGTGAATACTCCCGGATCGTGCAGTCGTTCGAGGACCACGACCTGACCTGGGACTTCAACGTGCTGGGCACCAAGGAGGTGGTGAAGTTCACCGCCTCGGCGGGGGCGAAGCTGATCTACGCCGGCTCCAGTTCCAAGTTCGGCAACGACGGCGACGACGAGAACCTGAACCCGTACGCCTGGACCAAGGCGAAGAACATCGAGTACATCAAGAACTACTCGAACTGGTTCGGGCTGGACTACGCCATCGCGTACTTCTACAACGTGTACGGCCCGGGCCAGATCGGCAACGGCAAGTACGCCACCGTGATCGGCATCTTCGAGCGGCAGTACCTGGCCGGCGAGCCGCTGACCGTGGTCTCCCCGGGCACCCAGACGCGCGACTTCACCCACATCGACGACATCGTGCGGGGCCTGATCCTGGTCGCCCGCGGCGGTGCCGGCGACGGCTACCTGCTCGGCACCGGCCGGGAGTGGCCGCTGGCCGAGGTCGCGCAACTGTTCGGCGCCGAGTTCCAGCTGATCCCGGCGCTGCCCGGGGAGCGGGTGCGCGGCAAGGCCGACCTCACCAAAGCGGCCGGCCTCGGCTGGCAGCCGCAGCGCCGGCTCGACGAGTACATCGCCGAGTTCGTCGCCGCGCACCCGCGCTGA
- a CDS encoding MFS transporter, whose amino-acid sequence MILALGTAWVLDGLEITIASAIGPVLSDKATLAMTSAEVGAIATVYLIGEVFGALFFGRLSDKLGRKNLFVVTLGVYLAGNALTALTWGSGTAAIVFLYLTRFIAGAGIGGEYAAINSAIDEMMPAKYRGRVDIGVNGTYWGGAILGTLGTFVLLNHMNLNLGWRLGFLIGPVIGLCIWNLRKHLPESPRWLIMHGREAEAEENIAQIERAVESSGQTLAPIDDSRAIDIRPTQSHGYLSLLRVLFKQLPQRSILGASLMITQSFLYNAIFFTYTLVLTKFYGVDEKNAPIYLIAFAAGNLIGPLTIGHLFDVVGRRKMIAGTYLLSGVLLAITAVLFNAGALNAITQTICWCVIFFFASAGASSAYLTVSEIFPLEIRAQAIAVFFAIAQCFGAIGPVFYGWLIGEGDDPGKLFIGYLIGAAVMAIGGVVEIFLGVDAEGKSLEDVATPLSAVVRTAD is encoded by the coding sequence ATGATCCTGGCGCTGGGCACCGCCTGGGTGCTCGACGGCCTGGAGATCACCATCGCCAGCGCGATCGGCCCGGTGCTGTCCGACAAGGCGACCCTGGCGATGACCTCCGCCGAGGTCGGCGCGATCGCCACCGTCTACCTGATCGGCGAGGTGTTCGGCGCGCTGTTCTTCGGCCGTCTCTCCGACAAGCTGGGCCGCAAGAACCTGTTCGTGGTGACCCTCGGCGTCTACCTGGCCGGTAACGCCCTCACCGCGCTGACCTGGGGCAGCGGCACCGCGGCGATCGTCTTCCTGTACCTGACGAGATTCATCGCCGGCGCCGGCATCGGTGGCGAGTACGCGGCGATCAACTCGGCGATCGACGAGATGATGCCGGCGAAGTATCGCGGCCGGGTGGACATCGGGGTGAACGGCACCTACTGGGGTGGCGCGATCCTCGGCACGCTGGGCACCTTTGTCCTGCTCAACCACATGAACCTGAACCTGGGCTGGCGGCTCGGCTTCCTGATCGGCCCGGTCATCGGTCTGTGCATCTGGAACCTGCGCAAGCATCTCCCGGAGAGCCCCCGCTGGCTGATCATGCACGGCCGGGAGGCCGAGGCCGAGGAGAACATCGCGCAGATCGAGCGGGCGGTGGAGTCGTCCGGGCAGACGCTCGCCCCGATCGACGACAGCCGGGCCATCGACATCCGGCCGACCCAGTCGCACGGTTACCTGTCACTCCTGCGGGTGCTCTTCAAGCAGCTGCCGCAGCGGTCGATCCTCGGCGCCTCGCTGATGATCACGCAGTCGTTCCTGTACAACGCGATCTTCTTCACCTACACGCTGGTGCTGACCAAGTTCTACGGGGTGGATGAGAAGAACGCGCCGATCTACCTGATCGCGTTCGCCGCCGGGAACCTGATCGGCCCGCTCACCATCGGGCACCTGTTCGACGTGGTCGGCCGGCGCAAGATGATCGCCGGGACGTACCTGCTCTCCGGTGTGCTGCTGGCGATCACCGCGGTGCTGTTCAACGCGGGTGCGCTGAACGCGATCACCCAGACGATCTGCTGGTGCGTGATCTTCTTCTTCGCCTCGGCCGGGGCCAGCTCGGCGTACCTGACGGTCAGCGAGATCTTCCCGCTGGAGATCCGGGCGCAGGCCATCGCGGTGTTCTTCGCGATCGCCCAGTGCTTCGGCGCGATCGGCCCGGTCTTCTACGGCTGGCTGATCGGCGAGGGCGACGACCCGGGCAAGCTGTTCATCGGTTATCTGATCGGCGCCGCGGTGATGGCGATCGGCGGAGTCGTCGAGATCTTCCTGGGTGTCGACGCCGAGGGCAAGTCCCTGGAGGATGTGGCGACTCCGCTGTCCGCGGTGGTCCGCACGGCAGACTGA
- a CDS encoding DUF397 domain-containing protein has translation MSAKGYAAAFDPATAVWLRSGNDEDGYVEIARLPDGGAAMRNSRDTGTTLFFTKGEWDAFTGGVFDGEFDI, from the coding sequence ATGAGTGCGAAGGGGTATGCCGCCGCGTTCGACCCGGCGACCGCGGTCTGGCTGCGGTCCGGGAACGACGAGGACGGCTACGTGGAGATCGCCCGGCTGCCCGACGGCGGCGCGGCGATGCGGAACTCCCGGGACACCGGCACGACGCTGTTCTTCACCAAGGGTGAGTGGGACGCGTTCACCGGCGGGGTCTTCGACGGCGAGTTCGACATCTGA
- a CDS encoding molybdopterin-binding protein has translation MTVFPMGEAADLLGVSPDTVRRWVDAGRLAATRDEHGHRVIDGADLAGFVRARNADAAERSDSSSARNRLRGIVTAVVKDTVMAQVDIQAGPFRLVSLMSREAVDELDLQVGSLAVAVIKSTTVVVERATPGRIG, from the coding sequence ATGACGGTGTTTCCGATGGGCGAGGCGGCGGATCTGCTCGGGGTCAGCCCGGACACGGTGCGCCGCTGGGTCGACGCCGGGCGGCTGGCCGCCACCCGCGACGAGCACGGTCACCGGGTCATCGACGGCGCCGACCTGGCCGGCTTCGTCCGGGCCCGGAACGCGGACGCGGCCGAGCGGTCCGATTCCTCGTCGGCGCGCAACCGGCTGCGCGGGATCGTGACCGCGGTGGTCAAGGACACCGTCATGGCTCAGGTGGACATTCAGGCCGGACCGTTCCGGCTGGTGTCGCTGATGAGCCGGGAGGCCGTCGACGAGCTCGACCTCCAGGTCGGCTCGCTGGCGGTGGCAGTGATCAAATCCACCACCGTCGTGGTGGAGCGGGCCACCCCGGGGAGGATCGGTTGA
- the modA gene encoding molybdate ABC transporter substrate-binding protein has protein sequence MKRVTAVALLAVSLAGCSSPAKDTTPTDVSVFAAASLTESFTTLGRQFEASHRGTRVTFNFAGSAALATQINQGAPADVFASAASRNMATIGDAAVTPTTFVKNQLVIATAKGNPKHITGLAELAKPGLKVALCAAEVPCGAAAQSALAASGVKLTPVTLEQDVKAALSKVELGEVDAALVYRTDARTASAQVDAVEFPESAEAINEYPIAVLKRAANPTGAREFVDYVLSPEGTRVLTAAGFQTP, from the coding sequence TTGAAACGCGTCACAGCCGTCGCACTGTTGGCGGTGAGCCTGGCCGGGTGCTCGTCTCCGGCGAAGGACACCACGCCCACCGATGTCAGCGTTTTCGCGGCGGCCTCGCTCACCGAGTCGTTCACCACGCTCGGCAGGCAGTTCGAGGCGTCGCACCGGGGCACCCGGGTGACCTTCAACTTCGCCGGCAGCGCCGCGCTGGCCACCCAGATCAACCAGGGCGCCCCGGCCGACGTGTTCGCCTCGGCCGCCTCGAGGAACATGGCGACCATCGGCGACGCCGCCGTCACCCCCACCACCTTCGTGAAGAATCAGTTGGTGATCGCCACCGCGAAGGGCAACCCGAAGCACATCACCGGTCTGGCCGAGCTCGCGAAACCGGGCCTCAAGGTGGCTCTCTGCGCCGCCGAGGTGCCATGCGGCGCGGCCGCTCAGAGCGCCCTCGCGGCCTCCGGCGTCAAGCTCACCCCGGTGACGCTGGAGCAGGACGTCAAAGCGGCACTTTCCAAGGTTGAACTGGGTGAGGTGGACGCCGCGCTGGTCTACCGCACCGACGCCAGGACGGCGTCCGCGCAGGTGGACGCCGTCGAGTTCCCGGAATCCGCCGAGGCGATCAACGAGTACCCGATCGCGGTGCTGAAGAGGGCCGCGAACCCGACCGGCGCCCGCGAGTTCGTCGACTACGTGCTCTCCCCGGAGGGGACCAGGGTGCTGACCGCCGCCGGATTCCAGACGCCGTGA
- a CDS encoding ABC transporter permease: MTRRVPVALLVPAIGGLIFLVLPLAGLLGRTPWASLPDRLTRPEVLAALRLSLLTASLATTLCLLLGVPLAWLLARVDFPGRRLVRALVTVPLVLPPVVGGIALLLALGRRGLLGGWLAATFGVSLPFTTAGVVVAESFVALPFLVIAVEGALRGADSRYEEAAATLGATRWTTFTHVTLPLVAPGIAAGGVLCWARALGEFGATITFAGNYPGITQTMPIAVYQTMESGDLDGAVVLSLILLVVSVTILAALRDRWLTTP; encoded by the coding sequence GTGACACGTCGGGTCCCGGTGGCGCTGCTGGTGCCCGCGATCGGCGGACTGATCTTCCTGGTCCTGCCGCTCGCCGGGCTCCTGGGGCGCACTCCGTGGGCCTCGCTGCCGGACCGCCTCACCCGGCCCGAGGTGCTCGCGGCGCTCCGGCTGTCCCTGCTGACCGCGAGCCTGGCCACCACGCTCTGCCTGCTCCTCGGTGTGCCGCTGGCCTGGCTGCTGGCCCGGGTGGACTTCCCGGGCCGGCGGCTGGTCCGGGCGCTGGTCACCGTGCCGCTGGTGCTGCCCCCGGTGGTCGGCGGCATCGCCCTGCTGCTCGCCCTGGGCCGGCGCGGCCTGCTCGGCGGCTGGCTGGCGGCCACCTTCGGGGTGAGCCTGCCGTTCACCACCGCGGGCGTGGTGGTGGCCGAGTCGTTCGTGGCGCTGCCCTTCCTGGTGATCGCGGTGGAGGGGGCGCTGCGCGGCGCGGACAGCCGGTACGAGGAGGCCGCGGCCACCCTCGGCGCCACCCGCTGGACCACCTTCACCCACGTCACGCTGCCGCTGGTGGCGCCCGGAATCGCGGCCGGCGGGGTGCTCTGCTGGGCCCGGGCGCTGGGTGAGTTCGGCGCGACGATCACCTTCGCCGGCAACTATCCGGGAATCACCCAGACCATGCCGATCGCCGTCTACCAGACCATGGAGAGCGGTGACCTGGACGGCGCGGTGGTGCTCAGCCTGATCCTGCTCGTCGTCTCGGTGACCATCCTGGCCGCCCTCCGCGACCGCTGGCTGACCACGCCGTGA